A single genomic interval of Mycolicibacterium sp. MU0053 harbors:
- a CDS encoding metal ABC transporter solute-binding protein, Zn/Mn family, with protein MTKSSKLGAAAVVALLTPGLLAGCGADKPSATGADAAGDCPTSPVDVLVSVDQWGDIVSQLGGDCAQVRTVLAGSSADPHDYEPAPSDAIAFEGAQLVVVNGGHYDAWAAKLAASSAPDAPLISAVDLDSDDTDHDHSHDGAHDHDHAGNPHAWYRPAAVTALADAVTAELSRLSPEAETYFEARRTEFDERLRDYHALIDTLRAEAAGKTYAATETVFDEMAAAAGLQDRTPAGYQAAASNETDPSPADLAALLGLLEGGGVDVLIVNTQTEGAVPDQVRGAARAGGVPVVEVTETVAPGSDSFQAWQVDQLTALAEALGVPA; from the coding sequence ATGACGAAATCCTCGAAGCTGGGTGCCGCCGCGGTGGTGGCGCTGCTGACCCCGGGGCTGCTGGCGGGGTGCGGCGCGGACAAGCCGTCCGCCACCGGCGCCGACGCTGCGGGCGACTGCCCGACCTCCCCGGTCGACGTCCTGGTCAGCGTGGATCAATGGGGCGACATCGTGTCCCAACTCGGCGGCGACTGCGCGCAGGTGCGGACCGTGCTCGCCGGCTCGTCGGCGGATCCACACGATTACGAACCCGCCCCCTCGGATGCCATCGCCTTCGAGGGAGCCCAGTTGGTGGTCGTCAATGGCGGGCACTACGACGCTTGGGCCGCGAAGCTGGCTGCGTCCTCGGCCCCCGATGCCCCGCTGATCAGCGCGGTGGATCTGGACAGCGACGACACCGATCACGACCACTCGCACGACGGTGCGCACGACCACGACCACGCGGGGAATCCGCACGCGTGGTATCGGCCGGCAGCGGTGACGGCGCTGGCCGACGCCGTCACCGCGGAGTTGAGCCGGCTGTCCCCCGAGGCCGAAACCTACTTCGAGGCGCGCCGCACCGAGTTCGACGAACGGCTGCGCGACTATCACGCGCTGATCGATACGCTGCGGGCCGAGGCCGCCGGCAAGACCTACGCGGCCACCGAGACGGTGTTCGACGAGATGGCGGCGGCGGCGGGGCTGCAGGACCGCACCCCGGCCGGGTACCAGGCGGCCGCGAGCAACGAGACCGACCCCTCACCGGCGGACCTGGCCGCGCTGTTGGGCCTGCTCGAAGGCGGCGGCGTCGACGTGCTGATCGTCAACACCCAGACCGAGGGTGCGGTACCCGATCAGGTGCGCGGCGCCGCGCGGGCCGGCGGCGTCCCGGTGGTCGAGGTCACCGAAACGGTGGCGCCGGGCTCGGATTCGTTCCAGGCTTGGCAGGTGGATCAACTCACTGCACTGGCCGAGGCCCTCGGTGTCCCCGCCTGA
- the cysS gene encoding cysteine--tRNA ligase has translation MTDRGSQLEGLRLHDTMTGAVRDFVPVRPGHASIYLCGATVQGLPHIGHVRSGVAFDVLRRWLLAKGYDVAFIRNVTDIDDKILTKAAAAGRPWWEWAATHERAFSAAYDALGVLPPSAEPRATGHITQIVELIERLIDKGHAYAGGGDVYFDVLSCPEYGALSGHRIDDVHQGEGVATGKRDQRDFTLWKGAKPGEPSWPTPWGRGRPGWHSECVAMAHEYLGSTFDIHCGGMDLVFPHHENEIAQACAAGDGFAQYWLHNGWVTMGGEKMSKSLGNVLSIPAVLQRVRPAELRYYLGSAHYRSMLEFSEHALQDAVKAYAGVEDFLHRVRVRVGAVAPGDWTDRFAAALDDDLAVPIALAEIHNARADGNRALDAGDHDGALAQAAAIRAMMGILGCDPLDEHWVSRDETSAALAAVDTLVHWALESRTEARAQRDWEQADRIRDRLKEAGIEVTDTADGPQWSLVDRNT, from the coding sequence GTGACCGACCGCGGTAGCCAACTCGAGGGCTTGAGGCTGCACGACACCATGACGGGTGCCGTGCGAGACTTCGTCCCAGTGCGTCCCGGGCACGCCTCCATCTACCTGTGCGGCGCCACCGTGCAGGGGCTGCCGCACATCGGTCACGTGCGCAGCGGGGTGGCCTTCGACGTCCTGCGCCGCTGGTTGCTGGCCAAGGGCTACGACGTCGCCTTCATTCGCAATGTCACCGACATCGACGACAAGATTCTCACCAAGGCCGCTGCCGCGGGCCGGCCGTGGTGGGAGTGGGCTGCCACCCACGAGCGCGCCTTTTCGGCCGCCTACGACGCGCTGGGGGTGCTGCCGCCGTCGGCTGAGCCCCGCGCCACCGGCCACATCACGCAGATCGTCGAACTGATCGAGCGCCTGATTGATAAGGGCCACGCCTACGCCGGCGGCGGCGACGTCTACTTCGACGTGTTGAGCTGCCCCGAATACGGGGCGCTGTCGGGACATCGGATCGATGACGTGCACCAGGGCGAGGGCGTCGCGACCGGCAAGCGCGATCAACGTGACTTCACCCTGTGGAAGGGCGCCAAGCCCGGTGAGCCGTCCTGGCCCACCCCGTGGGGTCGGGGGCGGCCTGGTTGGCATTCCGAGTGCGTGGCCATGGCCCACGAATACCTGGGTTCCACCTTCGACATCCACTGCGGCGGCATGGATCTGGTGTTCCCGCATCACGAGAATGAAATCGCCCAGGCCTGCGCGGCCGGCGACGGCTTCGCCCAGTACTGGCTGCACAACGGCTGGGTCACCATGGGCGGCGAGAAGATGAGCAAGTCGCTGGGCAACGTGTTGTCCATTCCTGCGGTGCTGCAACGGGTCCGGCCCGCCGAACTGCGCTACTACCTGGGCAGCGCGCACTACCGGTCGATGTTGGAATTCTCCGAGCACGCGCTGCAGGATGCGGTCAAGGCCTACGCCGGTGTCGAGGACTTCCTGCACCGGGTCCGGGTCCGGGTCGGCGCGGTCGCCCCGGGTGATTGGACCGACCGGTTCGCGGCCGCCCTCGATGACGACCTCGCCGTGCCCATCGCGCTGGCAGAGATCCACAACGCCCGCGCCGACGGGAACCGCGCGCTGGACGCGGGTGACCATGACGGCGCCCTGGCGCAGGCCGCCGCCATCCGGGCCATGATGGGCATCCTGGGCTGCGATCCGCTGGACGAGCATTGGGTGTCCCGCGACGAGACGTCGGCGGCGCTGGCCGCGGTCGACACGCTCGTGCACTGGGCGCTCGAGAGCCGCACCGAGGCACGCGCGCAACGCGACTGGGAACAAGCAGACCGGATCAGAGACCGCCTCAAAGAGGCCGGTATCGAAGTGACCGACACCGCTGACGGTCCGCAGTGGTCTCTGGTGGACAGGAATACATGA
- a CDS encoding LacI family DNA-binding transcriptional regulator, with amino-acid sequence MARSPTPRRRATLASLAAELKVSRTTISNAYNRPDQLSADLRERILATAKRLGYAGPDPVARSLRTRKARAVGLVITEPLTYAFSDPAALDFVAGLADTCEEMGQGLLLVAVGPSRSIEEGSGAVLAAGVDGFIVYAAADDDPYVELVLQRQLPVVLIDQPSAVPGASRVGIDDRAAMRELADYVIGLGHREIGLLTMRLGHERRSGDTRQAALVSADRLRDTRFRAQGERIGGVRDAMAEAGLEVDSLTIVESFAHDAVAGGAAAELALAANPRITALMCTADVLALSAMDYLRARGIYVPGQLSVTGFDGVSEALKRGLTTVAQPSFEKGRRAGNLLHDPPRSGLPVLEVLPTELLRGRTAGLPG; translated from the coding sequence ATGGCCAGAAGTCCCACGCCCCGGCGCCGGGCCACGCTGGCTTCGTTGGCCGCCGAGCTCAAGGTTTCGCGGACCACGATCTCCAACGCCTACAACCGGCCGGACCAACTTTCGGCCGATCTGCGGGAGCGGATCCTGGCGACGGCCAAGCGACTCGGCTACGCGGGACCGGATCCGGTGGCGCGTTCGCTGCGTACCCGAAAGGCCCGCGCGGTCGGACTGGTGATCACCGAGCCGCTGACCTATGCGTTCAGCGACCCGGCGGCGCTGGACTTCGTGGCGGGCCTGGCCGATACCTGCGAGGAGATGGGGCAGGGCCTGCTGCTGGTGGCCGTCGGCCCCAGCCGCAGCATCGAGGAAGGCTCGGGCGCCGTGTTGGCCGCCGGGGTCGATGGCTTCATCGTCTACGCCGCGGCCGACGACGACCCCTATGTCGAGCTGGTGTTGCAGCGGCAGCTGCCGGTGGTGCTGATCGACCAGCCGAGTGCGGTGCCCGGTGCCTCGCGCGTCGGCATCGACGACCGAGCGGCCATGCGGGAGCTGGCCGACTACGTCATCGGGTTGGGTCACCGCGAGATCGGCCTGTTGACCATGCGGCTCGGGCACGAGCGTCGATCCGGTGACACTCGGCAGGCGGCGTTGGTCAGCGCGGATCGCCTGCGGGACACCCGTTTTCGGGCCCAGGGTGAACGGATCGGCGGGGTGCGCGACGCAATGGCCGAAGCCGGCCTCGAGGTCGACAGCCTCACGATCGTGGAGAGCTTCGCGCACGACGCGGTCGCCGGCGGCGCCGCGGCCGAACTCGCGTTGGCCGCCAATCCGCGGATCACCGCGCTCATGTGTACGGCCGATGTGTTGGCCCTGTCGGCCATGGATTACTTGCGTGCGCGCGGCATTTATGTGCCTGGGCAGCTCTCGGTCACCGGCTTCGACGGCGTATCCGAGGCGCTCAAGCGAGGTTTGACCACCGTTGCGCAGCCGAGCTTCGAAAAGGGCAGGCGCGCCGGGAATCTGCTGCATGACCCGCCCCGATCCGGGCTGCCGGTACTCGAGGTCCTGCCGACCGAGCTGCTCCGCGGGCGCACCGCGGGCCTGCCCGGCTAA
- a CDS encoding metal ABC transporter ATP-binding protein — protein MSPPDPGADRTPALSFDDVSVVRGGRLIWSEGTFEVPAGGITAIIGPSGSGKTTLLQVLLGLLPVASGTVRVLGEEPGEATGSIGYVPQNYARAAGNAIRACDAVLLGLTGPRWGFGRTTAAQRTRVDEVLAALDAESFAQRRLSQLSGGQRQRIAIAEALVTRPPLLILDEPLTSLDIRNQRDIVGLLARVRDNFGVTILVVAHDLNPLLSVLDSAIYLLDGHAHFNTMDEVVDDHLLSHLYGTSIQVVHTPQGELYVRSIG, from the coding sequence GTGTCCCCGCCTGACCCGGGCGCGGACCGCACGCCGGCGCTCTCGTTCGATGACGTGAGCGTGGTTCGGGGTGGACGACTGATCTGGTCCGAGGGCACCTTCGAGGTACCCGCCGGCGGCATCACCGCGATCATCGGCCCCAGCGGATCCGGGAAGACGACGCTGCTGCAGGTGTTGTTGGGCCTGTTGCCGGTGGCCTCGGGAACCGTGCGGGTGCTGGGTGAAGAGCCGGGTGAGGCCACCGGTTCCATCGGATACGTACCGCAGAACTATGCGCGCGCGGCGGGTAATGCCATCCGTGCCTGTGACGCTGTGCTGCTCGGGTTGACCGGACCCCGCTGGGGATTCGGCCGCACGACCGCAGCACAACGCACCCGGGTGGACGAGGTGCTCGCGGCGTTGGACGCCGAATCCTTCGCCCAGCGTCGGCTGTCTCAACTGTCCGGTGGGCAGCGCCAACGCATCGCGATTGCGGAGGCGTTGGTGACCAGGCCGCCGTTGCTGATCCTGGACGAGCCGCTCACCTCGCTCGACATCCGCAACCAGCGCGACATCGTGGGGTTGTTGGCCCGGGTGCGCGACAACTTCGGCGTCACGATCCTGGTGGTGGCGCACGATCTGAACCCGCTGCTGAGTGTGCTGGACAGCGCGATCTATCTGCTCGACGGGCACGCGCACTTCAACACCATGGACGAGGTGGTCGACGACCACCTGTTGAGCCATCTGTACGGCACCTCCATCCAGGTGGTCCACACCCCGCAGGGCGAGCTGTACGTGCGAAGCATCGGATGA
- a CDS encoding MBL fold metallo-hydrolase: MRLKPGRPDLRRHSERFAVPTATADSELTITWLGVSTLLIDDGSTAVLTDGFFSRPSLARVGLGRIAPSKARIDGCLARLGVQRLAAVLPVHSHYDHVLDSAVVAARTGALLIGGASTAHVGRGHGLPDERIAVAVPGDPLLVGDFEVTLVESQHCPPDRYPGEITAPVHPPVRVSAYRCGETWSTLVSHRRTGRRCLIQGSAGYRVGALAGHRAEVAYLGLGQLGLQPESYLRQYWQETVRAVGARTVIGIHWDDFFRPLSKPLRALPYAVDDLDVSLRVLGALAAEDQAALHLPNVWRRADPWR, translated from the coding sequence ATGCGCCTCAAGCCCGGCCGTCCCGATCTGCGGCGGCACTCCGAGCGGTTCGCGGTTCCCACCGCGACGGCCGACTCCGAACTGACGATCACCTGGCTGGGTGTCTCGACGCTGCTCATCGACGACGGCAGCACCGCGGTGCTGACCGACGGGTTCTTTTCCCGACCCAGCCTGGCCCGGGTGGGGTTGGGACGGATCGCGCCGTCGAAGGCGCGAATCGACGGCTGCCTGGCGAGGCTGGGGGTGCAGCGGTTGGCGGCGGTGCTGCCGGTACACAGCCACTACGACCACGTGCTGGATTCGGCGGTGGTCGCCGCGCGCACCGGCGCCCTGCTGATCGGCGGCGCGTCCACCGCGCACGTCGGCCGCGGCCATGGCCTACCCGACGAGCGGATCGCCGTCGCGGTGCCCGGCGATCCGCTCCTCGTGGGCGACTTCGAGGTGACGCTCGTCGAATCGCAGCACTGTCCGCCGGATCGGTATCCGGGCGAGATCACCGCACCGGTGCATCCCCCGGTGCGGGTGTCGGCGTATCGCTGTGGGGAGACCTGGTCGACACTGGTGTCGCACCGGCGCACCGGACGACGCTGTCTGATCCAGGGCAGCGCCGGTTATCGGGTCGGTGCGCTCGCCGGACACCGCGCGGAGGTCGCCTATCTGGGGCTGGGCCAGCTGGGCCTACAGCCCGAGTCCTATCTGCGGCAGTACTGGCAGGAGACGGTTCGGGCCGTCGGAGCCCGGACCGTGATCGGCATCCACTGGGACGACTTCTTCCGACCGTTGTCGAAGCCGTTGCGCGCCTTGCCTTACGCCGTTGACGATCTGGATGTCTCGCTGCGGGTGCTGGGCGCACTGGCGGCCGAGGACCAGGCTGCCCTGCACCTGCCCAACGTGTGGCGGCGCGCGGACCCCTGGCGCTGA
- the rlmB gene encoding 23S rRNA (guanosine(2251)-2'-O)-methyltransferase RlmB, translated as MAGNSQRRGAIRKAGTKKGPTVGSGGVRRRGLEGRGATPPAHKRPHHPAAKKANRVARQQQGRPKKTDDTEIVLGRNPVLECLRAGVPATALYVAVGTENDERLTESVSRAADAGIAILEVARIDLDRMSTNGLHQGIALQVPPYAYAHPDDLLRAASSDSEPALLAALDNISDPRNLGAIVRSVAAFGGHGVLIPQRRSASVTAVAWRTSAGAAARTPVARATNLTRTLKDWASSGLQVIGLDAEGDITVDELDGSRPTVVVVGSEGKGLSRLVRQNCDAIVSIPMAGPTESLNASVAAGVVLAEIARQRRRA; from the coding sequence ATGGCCGGCAACTCACAACGGCGCGGCGCGATCCGCAAGGCCGGAACCAAGAAGGGCCCCACGGTCGGCTCGGGTGGCGTCCGCCGCCGTGGCCTCGAGGGGCGCGGGGCGACACCGCCGGCCCACAAGCGGCCCCACCACCCCGCGGCCAAGAAGGCCAACCGAGTCGCACGGCAGCAACAGGGCCGGCCCAAGAAAACCGACGACACCGAGATTGTCCTGGGCCGCAACCCGGTGCTGGAATGCCTGCGCGCCGGGGTTCCGGCCACCGCGCTCTACGTCGCCGTCGGCACCGAGAACGACGAGCGGCTCACCGAATCCGTCAGCCGCGCCGCCGATGCCGGGATCGCGATCCTCGAAGTCGCTCGCATCGACCTGGACCGGATGAGCACCAACGGCCTGCATCAGGGCATTGCCCTGCAGGTGCCGCCCTACGCCTACGCCCATCCCGACGATCTGTTGCGGGCGGCGTCCAGCGACTCCGAGCCCGCGCTGTTGGCGGCGCTCGACAACATCTCCGATCCGCGCAACCTCGGCGCCATCGTGCGATCGGTCGCGGCCTTCGGCGGCCACGGCGTACTGATTCCGCAGCGACGCTCTGCATCGGTGACCGCGGTGGCCTGGCGTACCAGTGCCGGTGCGGCCGCGCGCACGCCGGTGGCGCGGGCAACGAATCTCACTCGCACCTTGAAGGATTGGGCCTCCTCCGGTCTGCAGGTGATCGGTCTGGATGCCGAGGGCGACATCACCGTCGACGAACTCGACGGCAGCCGTCCGACCGTCGTGGTGGTGGGCTCGGAAGGCAAGGGGCTGTCGCGTCTGGTGCGGCAGAACTGCGACGCCATCGTCTCGATCCCGATGGCCGGGCCCACCGAATCGTTGAACGCGTCGGTGGCCGCGGGGGTCGTGCTCGCCGAGATCGCGCGCCAGCGCCGCCGCGCCTGA
- a CDS encoding LamB/YcsF family protein has product MGAVDLNADLGEGFGIWELGDDAAMLDVVSSANLACGFHAGNPARLAQVCAAAANRAVSIGAQVSYQDLSGFGRRFIDVEPDELTADIIYQIGALQALARAAGTSVRYVKPHGALYNSIVTHQEQARAVARAVHAVDPELPVLGMSGSAFFAEARELGLRTVAEVFADRAYRPDGRLVSRREPGAVLHDSAEIAERIISMVRTGRVIAIDGSSIAADVESICVHGDSPDAVQIAHAVRGRLVGEGIDVSAFV; this is encoded by the coding sequence ATGGGCGCAGTTGATCTCAACGCCGATCTGGGCGAGGGGTTCGGCATCTGGGAACTCGGTGACGATGCCGCGATGCTGGACGTGGTCTCGAGTGCGAACTTGGCGTGCGGTTTCCACGCCGGCAACCCGGCGCGGCTGGCGCAGGTCTGCGCCGCGGCGGCCAACCGCGCGGTGTCGATCGGCGCCCAGGTGAGCTACCAGGATCTGTCCGGTTTCGGCCGCCGCTTCATCGACGTGGAACCCGACGAGTTGACCGCCGACATCATCTACCAGATTGGCGCGCTGCAAGCTCTGGCACGCGCCGCCGGGACATCGGTGCGGTACGTCAAACCTCATGGCGCGCTCTATAACTCGATAGTCACCCATCAGGAGCAGGCGCGCGCGGTGGCCCGCGCGGTGCACGCGGTGGACCCGGAACTCCCGGTCCTCGGGATGTCCGGCTCGGCGTTCTTCGCCGAGGCCCGCGAGCTCGGATTGCGGACCGTAGCCGAGGTTTTCGCCGACCGGGCCTACCGGCCCGACGGCCGATTGGTCTCCCGTCGTGAACCCGGCGCGGTGCTGCACGACAGCGCCGAGATCGCCGAGCGGATAATCTCGATGGTCCGGACCGGGCGGGTCATCGCGATCGACGGATCGTCGATTGCCGCCGACGTCGAATCCATTTGCGTGCACGGCGATTCACCCGATGCCGTGCAGATCGCGCACGCCGTACGGGGCCGACTGGTCGGCGAGGGCATCGACGTCTCGGCGTTCGTCTGA
- a CDS encoding metal ABC transporter permease, with protein MNTSVIAIGYQQQWWDILTSHFMQNALLGGTLVALSAGLIGYFTVVRNSAFAAHALAHIGFPGATGAVLLGLPVTLGLAVFCIGGALVIGALGKRADDREVATGTVLAAATGLGLFFGSLATKGSSTVTNVLFGNLLAVTDEQLLVFAAAVVVLAAVIAFVYRPLLFASVNAEVAEAKGVPVRLLSVIFMVLLGLAVTMAVQAVGTLLLFALVVTPAATAIMLTARPGVAMALSTALSVFSVWLGLTMSAMFNLPPSFVIVTIVTLIWLLVWAVAHRTDGSRRTPGAGQGVGSATEGSAIG; from the coding sequence ATGAATACTTCCGTGATTGCCATTGGCTACCAACAGCAGTGGTGGGACATCCTCACCTCGCACTTCATGCAGAATGCCCTGCTGGGCGGCACTTTGGTGGCGTTGTCGGCCGGTCTGATCGGGTACTTCACCGTCGTGCGCAACAGTGCCTTCGCCGCACATGCCCTGGCCCACATCGGATTTCCCGGGGCCACGGGTGCGGTGCTGCTCGGCCTGCCGGTCACCCTCGGGCTGGCGGTGTTCTGCATCGGCGGCGCCCTGGTGATCGGCGCGCTGGGCAAGCGCGCCGACGACCGCGAGGTCGCGACCGGCACGGTGCTGGCCGCGGCCACCGGCCTGGGCTTGTTCTTCGGTTCGCTGGCGACCAAGGGCAGCAGCACCGTCACCAACGTGCTGTTCGGCAACCTGCTGGCCGTGACCGATGAGCAGCTGCTGGTGTTCGCGGCTGCCGTCGTCGTGCTGGCCGCGGTGATCGCGTTCGTCTACCGCCCCCTGCTGTTCGCGTCGGTCAACGCCGAGGTCGCCGAGGCCAAGGGCGTTCCGGTGCGACTGCTCTCGGTGATCTTCATGGTGCTGCTGGGTCTGGCGGTGACCATGGCCGTGCAGGCGGTGGGGACGCTGCTGCTCTTCGCGTTGGTGGTCACCCCGGCCGCCACGGCGATCATGCTGACGGCCCGTCCCGGGGTGGCGATGGCGCTGTCCACCGCGCTGTCGGTGTTCTCGGTGTGGCTCGGGTTGACCATGTCGGCGATGTTCAACCTGCCGCCGAGCTTCGTGATCGTGACCATCGTGACCCTGATCTGGCTGCTGGTCTGGGCGGTCGCGCACCGCACCGACGGCAGCCGCCGAACTCCCGGCGCCGGCCAGGGCGTCGGCTCTGCAACCGAGGGGTCGGCAATCGGCTAG
- the otsB gene encoding trehalose-phosphatase, whose product MSQLPLEVSAALRAAAQAPELLVACDFDGTMAPIVSHPPDARPLPAAAAALQALAELPRTTAALVSGRALTDLARLSGMPPTVQLVGSHGAEFNTGFIRDIDADALATIKSELTAIAARHPGVTVEPKLASVALHVRNATPEDGAAALAAAEAAAKFWDAEATAGKAVLEFAVITTDKGEALDILRERAGATAVIYFGDDVTDEKAFRRLRDGDVGIKVGPGDTLAGYRIDAPTDVSTSLELLLAERRSAS is encoded by the coding sequence GTGAGCCAGCTGCCCCTCGAGGTCTCCGCCGCGCTCCGCGCCGCGGCGCAGGCGCCGGAACTGCTGGTGGCTTGCGACTTCGACGGGACGATGGCACCGATCGTCAGCCATCCGCCGGACGCTCGGCCGCTGCCGGCGGCCGCCGCCGCACTGCAGGCGCTCGCCGAACTGCCCCGCACGACCGCCGCCCTGGTCTCCGGCCGCGCGCTGACCGACCTGGCGAGGCTGTCGGGGATGCCGCCCACGGTGCAGCTGGTGGGCAGCCACGGCGCCGAATTCAACACCGGCTTCATCCGGGACATCGACGCCGACGCGCTGGCGACCATCAAGTCCGAGTTGACCGCGATCGCCGCGCGTCACCCGGGGGTGACGGTCGAGCCCAAGCTCGCCAGCGTGGCCCTGCACGTGCGCAACGCGACCCCCGAAGACGGTGCGGCGGCGTTGGCGGCCGCGGAGGCCGCCGCGAAATTCTGGGACGCCGAGGCCACCGCGGGTAAGGCTGTCCTCGAGTTCGCCGTGATCACCACCGACAAAGGCGAGGCCCTCGACATCCTGCGCGAGCGCGCCGGCGCGACCGCGGTCATCTATTTCGGCGACGACGTCACCGACGAGAAGGCCTTTCGTCGGCTGCGCGACGGCGACGTCGGCATCAAGGTCGGCCCCGGAGACACCCTGGCGGGCTACCGGATAGACGCCCCCACCGACGTGTCGACGTCGCTGGAACTGCTGCTGGCCGAGCGGCGCTCAGCCAGTTAG
- the kstR gene encoding cholesterol catabolism transcriptional regulator KstR → MSANSQSTPTGSQPREVMTVAVLAESELGSDAQRERRKRILDATMAIASKGGYEAVQMRAVADRADVAVGTLYRYFPSKVHLLVSALAREFERIDAKTDRTALTGGTPYQRLNFMVSKLNRAMQRNPLLTEAMTRAYVFADASAAGEVDHVEKIIDSMFARAMADGDPTEDQYHIARVISDVWLSNLLAWLTRRASATDVSKRLDLAVRLLIGDDQPEPQTAV, encoded by the coding sequence ATGTCAGCCAACTCGCAGTCAACACCTACCGGTTCACAACCGCGTGAGGTCATGACCGTGGCTGTGCTGGCCGAGTCCGAACTCGGCTCCGATGCCCAGCGCGAACGCCGCAAGCGCATCCTCGACGCGACCATGGCGATCGCATCGAAGGGCGGCTACGAGGCGGTTCAGATGCGCGCGGTGGCCGACCGTGCCGATGTGGCCGTGGGCACGCTGTACCGCTACTTCCCGTCCAAGGTGCACCTGCTGGTCTCGGCGCTGGCGCGCGAGTTCGAGCGGATCGACGCCAAGACCGATCGCACCGCGCTCACCGGTGGCACGCCCTACCAGCGACTGAACTTCATGGTCAGCAAGCTCAACCGGGCAATGCAGCGCAACCCGTTGCTCACCGAGGCCATGACCAGGGCCTACGTGTTCGCCGATGCGTCGGCGGCCGGTGAGGTCGACCACGTCGAGAAGATCATCGACTCGATGTTCGCCAGGGCGATGGCCGACGGCGACCCGACCGAGGATCAGTACCACATCGCCCGGGTGATCTCGGATGTGTGGCTGTCCAACCTGCTGGCCTGGTTGACCCGGCGCGCCTCGGCCACCGACGTCAGCAAACGCCTGGATCTCGCGGTGCGACTCCTCATCGGAGACGACCAGCCCGAGCCCCAGACCGCGGTCTGA